Genomic DNA from Pseudomonas fitomaticsae:
ATGCGCCGGTTTTGCGATGACTTTGGTGGTGTAGAGGTTCACCACCGACGGCGCGGCGATGGTCACCGCGTCCGCATAGGACACAGGCCCCTGCTGCACGCTGGTGGTCTGCGGGGCCTGTTGCAGGTTGACGTCGAGGCTCGGAAGCCCGACCCACTGCGGGTAACGCTGAATAATCAACAGAGCGATAAGCACGCCGGCCAACAGCGGCCAGCCGAAAAAACGCAGCGCCTTGAGCATTAAGCACGTCCTGGAAAAGTTGCAGGCGGGGTCAGACCGCCCATAATGTCGCGCATTATACGAGGCCGCGCGTGCCTCTGAACGGGATTTTCAGGAGTCTTTCATGGCCGTTGCCCTCAGTACCCTGGTCGAAGAAGCCGACCGTTACCTCGGCAGTGCGAAAATTGCCGATTATTGCCCCAACGGCCTGCAGGTCGAGGGCCGTCCGCAGGTAATGCGCATCGTCAGCGGCGTCACCGCCAGCCAGGCATTGCTCGACGCCGCCGTCGAGGCCGAAGCCGATCTGGTACTGGTGCATCACGGTTATTTCTGGAAGGGCGAGAACCCGTGCATCACCGGCATGAAGCAGCGCCGTCTGAAGACGCTGCTCAAGCACGACATCAGCCTGCTCGGCTATCACCTGCCACTGGATCTGCACCCGGACGTCGGCAACAACGTGCAACTGGCCCGTCAGTTGGACATCACCGTCGAAGGACCGCTGGATCCGGACAACCTGAAGATCGTCGGTCTGGTCGGTTCGTTGAGCGAGCCGATGACCCCGCGTGACTTCGCCCGCAAAGTGCAGGAAATCATGGGGCGCGAGCCGCTGCTGGTCGAAGGCGGCGCGATGATCCGCCGGGTCGGCTGGTGCACCGGTGGCGGTCAGGGTTACATCGACAACGCCATCGCGGCGGGCGTCGATCTGTTCCTCAGCGGCGAAGCCTCCGAGCAGACATTCCACAGCGCTCGGGAAAACGACATCAGCTTCATCGCCGCCGGCCACCACGCTACCGAACGCTATGGCGTGCAGGCGCTGGGCGACTATCTGGCGAAGCGTTTTGCTCTCGAGCACATCTTCATCGACTGCCCGAATCCGATCTGACTTTTCCCTGAAAGCACCCGAACGGGCGGGCATATTCATATACCCTTTCGATCTAGTTGGCGTCCTGATTAGAAGAGGTTGCTGTGCTAGGATTCCTCGCTCGAACACGGCCCGCTGGCCGTTCATAAGAAAGCTTTCGTGAGTAGCCATGGTCGACAAACTGACGCATCTGAAACAGCTGGAGGCGGAAAGCATCCACATCATCCGCGAGGTGGCCGCCGAGTTCGACAACCCGGTGATGCTGTACTCCATCGGTAAAGACTCCGCCGTGATGCTGCATCTGGCACGCAAGGCGTTCTTCCCGGGCAAACTGCCGTTTCCGGTGATGCACGTCGACACCCGCTGGAAATTCCAGGAGATGTACAAGTTCCGCGACAAGATGGTCGAAGAACTGGGCCTGGACCTGATCACCCACGTCAACCCGGATGGCGTTGCGCAGGGCATCAACCCGTTCACCCACGGCAGCGCCAAGCACACCGACATCATGAAAACCGAGGGCCTGAAGCAGGCACTCGACAAGCATGGTTTCGACGCCGCTTTCGGCGGTGCCCGTCGCGATGAAGAGAAGTCCCGCGCCAAGGAGCGTGTCTACTCGTTCCGTGACAGCAAACACCGCTGGGACCCGAAGAACCAGCGTCCGGAGCTGTGGAACGTCTACAACGGCAAGGTCAACAAGGGCGAATCCATCCGCGTATTCCCGTTGTCGAACTGGACCGAGCTGGACATCTGGCAGTACATCTACCTCGAAGGCATCCCGATCGTACCGCTGTACTTTGCGGCCGAACGCGAAGTGATCGAGAAGAACGGCACGCTGATCATGATCGACGACGAGCGCATCCTCGAGCACCTGTCCGACGAGGACAAGGCGCGCATCGTCAAAAAGAAAGTGCGTTTCCGTACCCTTGGCTGCTACCCGTTGACGGGCGCGGTGGAGTCCGAGGCCGAAAGCCTGACGGACATCATTCAGGAAATGCTCCTGACGCGAACTTCCGAGCGCCAGGGCCGGGTCATCGACCACGATGGCGCAGGCTCGATGGAAGACAAGAAACGTCAGGGTTATTTCTAAGGGGTTGTCATGTCGCACGCATCTGATTTGATCAGCGAGGACATCCTCGCCTACCTGGGCCAGCACGAACGTAAAGAGCTGCTGCGCTTTTTGACCTGCGGTAACGTCGATGACGGCAAGAGCACCCTGATCGGGCGCCTGCTGCACGACTCGAAGATGATCTACGAAGATCACCTCGAAGCCATCACCCGCGATTCGAAGAAAGTCGGCACCACCGGTGACGACATCGACTTGGCATTGCTGGTCGACGGCCTGCAGGCCGAGCGCGAGCAGGGCATCACCATCGATGTCGCCTACCGCTATTTCTCCACCGCCAAGCGCAAATTCATCATCGCCGACACCCCCGGCCATGAGCAGTACACCCGCAACATGGCCACCGGTGCGTCCACCTGTGACCTGGCGATCATCCTGGTCGATGCCCGTTACGGCGTGCAGACCCAGACCCGTCGCCACAGTTTCATCGCCTCGTTGCTGGGCATCAAACACATCGTTGTCGCCATCAACAAGATGGACCTCAAGGGCTTCGATCAGGGCGTGTTCGAGTCGATCAAGGCCGACTACCTGAAGTTCGCCGAAGGCTTGAAGATGAAGCCGACGAGCATGCACTTCGTGCCGATGTCTGCCCTGAAGGGCGACAACGTGGTGAACAAGTCCGAGCGCTCGCCGTGGTACACCGGCCAGTCGCTGATGGAAATTCTCGAGACCGTGGAAGTGGCGGGCGATCGCAACTTCACCGATCTGCGTTTCCCGGTGCAGTACGTCAACCGTCCGAACCTGAACTTCCGCGGTTTCGCCGGCACCCTCGCCAGCGGCATCGTCAAGAAGGGCGACGAAGTCGTGGTCCTGCCGTCGGGCAAGAGCAGCCGCGTGAAATCCATCGTCACCTTCGAAGGTGAACTGGAACACGCAGGCCCTGGCCAGGCGGTAACGCTGACCATGGAAGACGAGATCGACATCTCTCGTGGTGATCTGCTGGTACACGCCGACAACGTTCCGCCGGTGACCGACAGCTTCGAAGCGATGCTGGTGTGGATGGCCGAAGAGCCGATGCTGCCGGGCAAGAAATACGACATCAAGCGCGCTACCAGTTACGTGCCGGGCTCCATTGCCAGCATCGTCAACAAGGTCGACTTCAACACCCTCGAAGAAGGCCCGGCGAGCGCGTTGCAGCTCAACGAAATCGGCAAGGTGAAGATTGCGCTCGATGCGCCGATCGCCCTCGACGGTTACGACAGTAACCGCACCACTGGCGCGTTCATCGTCATCGACCGTTTGACCAACGGCACCGTCGGCGCCGGCATGATCGTCGCTCAGCCGGTGACCCATGGCACGGCCATGCACCACGGCAAACTGGCCCATGTAGCAACCCAAGAGCGCGCTCAGCGTTTCGGTCAGCAACCGGCCACCGTGCTGTTCAGCGGCCTGTCGGGCGCTGGCAAGAGCACCTTGGCTTACGCGGTCGAGCGCAAGCTGTTCGATCTGGGTCGGGCGGTGTTTGTGCTGGATGGCCAGAACCTGCGTCACGATCTCAACAAGGGGCTGCCGCAGGATCGCGCCGGTCGCACCGAGAACTGGCGTCGTGCCGCACACGTGGCGCGTCAGTTCAACGAAGCGGGCCTGCTGACGCTTGCGGCGTTCGTGGCGCCGAGTGCCGAAGGTCGTGAGCAGGCGAAGGATCTGATTGGCAAGGAGCGTCTGCTGACGGTTTATGTCCAGGCCTCGCCGACTGTGTGCGCCGAGCGTGATCCGCAAGGGTTGTATGCGGCGGGTGGCGACAACATTCCGGGTGAGTCTTTCCCGTATGACGTGCCGCTGGATGCTGATCTGGTGATCGACACCCAGTCGCTGTCGCTGGATGAAAGCGTGAAGCAGGTGCTGGATCTGCTGCGTAAACGTGGCGCGATCTAAGCGCTGAGCGGAAATGAAAAGCCCGCCGATGAGTGATCATCGGCGGGCTTTTTATTTGGCTGTGATCGTTAGCGGCGGTTCGGGTATTCGCGGTGCATCTGCGCAAGCAGCGCATCCTTGTCCTGCCACAGCTGATTGATCCAGCCCTGGAATTGCAGGCGATACTCGCCGTCCTGGTCGTAGTTCTTGCCGATGAACTGCGGCGGGATTTTCAGTTCTTCGAAGTGCACCACTACGTCTCGGACGTTGCCGCACAGCAGATCCCAGAAGCCAGGACGCCCGCCCGGATAGTGGATGGTGACGTTGACGATCGATTCCAGTTGTTCGCCCATCGCATCCAGTACGAAGGCAATGCCGCCGGCCTTGGGCTTGAGCAGGTATTTGAACGGCGATTGCTGCTGTGCGTGCTTGCCTTCGGTGAAGCGTGTGCCTTCGACGAAGTTGAAGATGCCTACCGGGTTGTCGCGGAATTTCGCGCAGGTCTTGCGGGTGGTTTCCAGGTCTTTGCCTTTCTTTTCCGGGTGCTTTTCCAGGTACACCTTCGAATAGCGTTTCATGAACGGGAAGCCCAGTGTCCACCATGCCAGACCGATGATCGGCACCCAGATCAGTTCCTGCTTGAGAAAAAACTTCAGCGGCTGGATGCGTCGGTTGAGCACGTATTGCAGCACCAGAATGTCGACCCAGCTCTGGTGGTTGCTGGTGATCAGGTACGAGTGCTGATAGTCCAGGCCTTGCAGACCGCTGAGGTGCCAGCGGGTGCGGCGGACCAGGTTCATCCAGCCTTTGTTGTTGCTGATCCAGGCTTCGTGGGTGTGGCTCATCAGCCAGCGCGAGGCGCGGCGTGCGAGGTCGAACGGCAGCACTTTGATCAGCGCCACGAGAAACAGGAACGAGCACAGCAGGATCGTGTTCAGCGCCAGCAGCAGCGCGGCGATCACGCCGCGCAGAGGGGCAGGGAGAAAAGCCAGCATCGGGTCAGATATCCAGAGGTCGGTTGGCAGCCTGAATCGCGGTCAGGGCGATGGTGTAGACGATGTCGTCGACCTGCGCGCCGCGCGGCAGATCGTTCACCGGTTTGCGCAGGCCTTGCAGCATCGGGCCGAGGCTGACGCAATCGGCGCTGCGCTGCACGGCTTTGTGGGTGGTGTTGCCGGTGTTCAGGTCGGGGAACACGAACACTGTGGCGCGACCGGCCACCTGGCTGTTCGGCGCCAGTTGTCGGGCGACGGTTTCGTTGGCGGCGGCGTCGTACTGCAACGGGCCGTCGATCAGCAGCGAGTGCTGTTGTTCGTGGGCGAGCAGGGTGGCTTCACGGACTTTTTCGACCTCCTCGCCGGTGGCCGATTCGCCGCTGGAGTAGCTGATCATCGCCACGCGCGGGGTGATGCCGAACGCGGCGGCCGAGTCGGCGCTTTGCAGGGCGATTTCGGCCAGTTCGCTGGCGCTCGGGTGCGGGTTCATCACGCAGTCGCCGTAGACCAGCACTTCTTCGGGGAACAGCATGAAGAACACCGACGACACCAGCGTGCAGCCCGGCGCGGTTTTAATCAGCTGCAAGGCCGGGCGGATGGTGTTGGCGGTGGTGTTGATGATGCCGGAGACCAGGCCGTCGACTTCATCCAGCGCCAGCATCATGGTGCCGATCACCACGGTGTCTTCCAGTTGTTGCTCGGCCATCGGCGCGTTGAGGCTTTTGCTCTTGCGCAGGGCGACCATCGGCTCGACGTAGCGCTCGCGGATCAGGTCCGGATCGAGGATTTCCAGCCCCGGCGGCAGCACGATGCCCTGGGCCCGGGCGACGGCTTCGACGTCTGCCGGTTTGGCCAGCAGCACGCAACGGGCAATCCCGCGCTCCTGACAGATCGCCGCCGCCTGTACGGTGAACGGCTCGCTGCCCTCGGGCAGGACGATGCGTTTGTTGGCGGCCTGGGCGCGTTGAATCAATTGATAACGGAACACGGCTGGCGACAGGCGCATTTCCCGTGGCGTACCGCAGCGCTGGTGCAGCCAGTTGGCATCCAGATGGCTGGCGACGAAGTCGGTGATGATCTCGGCGCGCTCGCGGTCATCGACGGGAATTTCCTTGTTCAGGCCGTTGAGCAGGTTGGCGGTGTCGTAGGAGCCGGTGCTCACCGACAACACCGGCAGACCGGCCTGCAACGCACCACGGCACAGATCCATGATGCGCGGATCGGGCAGGGTGTCGCTGGTCAGCAGCAGACCGGCCAGTGGTACACCGTTGATGGCCGCGAGGCTGACGGCGAGGATGATGTCGTCGCGATCGCCGGGGGTCACCACCAGCACGCCGGGCTTGAGCAGGTCCACGGTGTTGCGCATGGTGCGCGCGCAAATGATGGTCTTGGTCATGCGCCGGGTTTCGTAGTCGCCGGCGTTGAGCACCTGGGCGCCCATCAGATCGGCGACGTCGCGGGTGCGCGGAGCGTTGAGTTCGGGCTGGAACGGAATGCAGCCGAGCAGACGGAAATCACCGGTGCGCAGCAACGGTGAATGCTCTTTCAGACGCGCGGCGAAGGCATCCATGCTTTCGTCGGTCTTGACCTTGTTGAGGATCACACCGAGGACTTTCGGGTCTTTCGGACCGCCGAACAGTTGCGCCTGCAACTCGACGCGACCGGACAGTTCGGTCAGCACTTCGTTTTCCGGGGCCGAGACCAGAATCACTTCGGCATCCAGGCTCTTGGCCAGGTGCAGGTTGACCCGCGCGGCGTAGCTGGCGCTGCGGGTCGGCACCATGCCTTCGACAACCAGCACGTCTTTGCCGATGGCGGCCTGCTGATAGAGGGTGATGATTTCTTCGAGCAACTCGTCGAGCTGACCGTCGCCGAGCATCCGCTCGACGTGGGCCAGGCCCAGTGGCTGCGGCGGTTTCAGGCCGTGGGTGCGGGCCACCAGTTCGGTGGAGCGCTCAGGGCCGGTGTCGCCCGGATGTGGCTGGGCAATCGGTTTGAAGAAGCCGACTTTCAGCCCGGCCCGCTCCAGCGTCCGCACCAGCCCGAGGCTGATGGAGGTCAGACCCACACCAAAGTCGGTGGGTGCGATAAAAAAAGTTTGCATGCGGATTCTCTAAGGGTGCATGGCAATGGCGATCGTCTCTGTGTGCCGATCTGCCGAATTTCAGTCGCCAAGGTTATCGCTAACCGAGCCTTGAGCGCACCAACCGCAAGCAAAGGGTTGGCCTATTTTTTCAATACGTTGCGCCGCGTCCAGGACCCATGCCCGGGACTGCCAGGGCGGGAGGTGGCGCAGGTGCTGGGTGTGGCCGCAGGACAGCTCGGCGACCCAGTGGCCGTCCTCGTCCTGATGGAATCCGGTGACGGTCACGGGCGCCAATCCGTCCCGTCTGTCCGGGTTCTGTTCGCTTTCGGGCAAATCCTTGTTTAGACTTGTCCGTTCTTCATTCTTATGCAAAAGGTCTCGCCCCATGCTGATCGCCGCCAATAAGGCTGTCTCCATCGACTATACCCTGACCAACGACGCTGGTGAGGTCATCGACAGCTCCGCCGGCGGCGCTCCGCTGGTCTACCTGCATGGCGCAGGCAACATCATCCCGGGCCTGGAAAAAGCCCTGGAAGGTAAAGAAGTCGGCAACGAACTGGAAGTGTCCGTCGAGCCGGAAGATGCCTATGGCGAATACGCCGCTGAACTGGTCAGCACCCTGAGCCGCAGCATGTTCGAAGGCGTTGACGAGCTGGAAGTCGGCATGCAGTTCCACGCTTCGGCGCCGGACGGCCAGATGCAGATCGTCACCATCCGTGACCTGGACGGCGACGACGTCACCGTCGACGGCAACCACCCGCTGGCCGGTCAGCGCCTGAACTTCAAAGTGAAGGTCGTTGCCATCCGTGACGCCAGCCAGGAAGAAATCGCTCATGGTCACGTCCATGGCGAAGGTGGCCATCACCACTGATTTTCTGCGCTAAGCTTTCGAGTACTGGAGAGGCGCCCGAGGGCGCCTTTTTAGTCCGCGGCTGTCCTTGGTGGCCTCGCCAAGTGGCTGTTTCGAGTAGAAAACGGGAATCTGGAGTTCGTCATGAGTGCTTTTCACGACCTTAAGTTGACAGCCCTGGATGGTCAGGAGCTACCGCTGGCACCCTTCAAGGGCCAAGTCGTGCTGGTGGTCAACGTCGCCTCCAAATGCGGCTTGACCCCACAGTACGCGGCGCTGGAAAACCTTTATCAGCAATACAAAGGCAAAGGCTTCAGTGTGCTGGGCCTGCCGTGCAACCAGTTTGCCGGTCAGGAACCGGGCAGTGAGCAGGAGATCCAGGAATTCTGCAGCCTCAACTATGGCGTGAGTTTTCCGTTGTCGAAAAAGCTCGAAGTCAACGGTCACGACCGTCATCAGCTGTACCGTCTGCTGGCGGGCGAGGGCGCCGAATTTCCCGGTGACATCACCTGGAATTTCGAGAAATTCCTGCTCGGCAAGGACGGTCGGGTGCTGGCCCGCTTCTCGCCGCGCACGGCGCCGGATGATCCTTCGGTGATTACGGCGATTGAAAAAGCCCTGAGCTGAAACACAAAGATCGCAGCCTTTGAGCTGCGATTTTTTTCGCCTGCCTTTTGACCCTTAATCATTCAGATCAATAGTGCTATCGGCCGTTTGAAACTCCGCATATTATCGCCGTCATATGAATCGCATGCCCGTCGATCAATTTTTCGTGGAGCCTCCCATGCCCGTGCAAGCCCTGTTCAAACCGTTCCAGCTTGGTGCCCTCGAACTGCCGACCCGCGTGGTCATGGCGCCGATGACCCGCTCGTTTTCCCCGGGCGGTGTGCCCAATTCCAAAGTGATCGAATACTACCGTCGTCGCGCGGCGGCCGGTGTCGGCCTGATCATCACCGAAGGCACCACCGTCGGTCACCAGGCTTCCAACGGTTACCCGAACGTGCCGCACTTCTACGGTGAAGCCGCGCTGGCCGGCTGGAAGAAGGTCGTGGATGCGGTACACGCCGAAGGCGGCAAGATCGTTCCGCAACTGTGGCACGTCGGCAATGTGCGCCGCATCGGCACCGAGCCGGACGCGAGCGTGCCGGGTTACGGCCCGTCGGAAAAACTCAAGGACGGTCAGGTCGTGGTGCACGGCATGACCAAACAGGACATCCAGGACGTCATCGCAGCCTTCGCCCAAGCGGCGAAAGATGCCCAAAGCATCGGCATGGACGGCGTGGAAATCCACGGCGCCCACGGTTACCTGATCGACCAGTTCTTCTGGGAAGGCAGCAACCAGCGCACCGACGAATACGGTGGCAGCCTGGCCAACCGTTCGCGTTTCGCCATCGAGCTGATCCAGGCGGTACGTGCGGCGGTGGGCGAAGGCTTCCCGATCATCTTCCGTTTCTCGCAGTGGAAACAGCAGGACTACACCGCGCGTCTGGTGCAAACAGCCGAAGCACTGGGCGAATTCCTCAAGCCGTTGTCCGACGCCGGTGTGGACATTTTCCACTGCTCGACGCGCCGTTTCTGGGAGCCGGAATTCGACGGTTCCGACCTGAACCTGGCCGGCTGGACCCGCAAGCTGACCGGCAAACCGACCATCACCGTCGGCAGCGTCGGCCTCGATGGCGAGTTCCTGCAGTTCATGGTCAACACTGACAAGGTCGCGCAGCCGGCCAGCCTGGAAAAACTGCTGGAGCGTCTGAACAACGACGAGTTCGATCTGGTGGCGGTGGGGCGTGCGCTGCTGGTCGATCCGGACTGGGCGCAGAAAGTGCGCGAAGGCCGCGAGCAGGACATTCTGCCCTTCAGCCGTGAGGCGTTGATGACGCTGGTTTGATCGCCGTGGGCGGCTTGTCGCGCAGGTCGCGGCAAGCCCCCAGCAAATGGTTTTCAAACTGTTCGACGATGGCCGCCCAACCCTGGCGGCTGGCGTGTTGGCGTGCGTTCAGGCGTACGCAGCGCAACCTTTCGTCTTCCTCCAGCAGCCACGCCGCTGCTTCGCAGAACGCCTCTTCATCGCCGGGCATCGCCAGCACGCCGTTGTAGCCATGGCGAATATGCTGGGCCGCAGCGGCCTGATCGTAAGCCACTACCCCCAGACCTGAGGCCAGCGCCTCCAGCACGACGTTGCCGAAGGTTTCGGTCAGGCTCGGAAACAGAAAAACATCCCCCGACGCGTAGTGCGCCGCCAGCGCTTCGCCACGTTGCGAGCCGCAGAAAATCGCCTCGGGCAGTTCCTTTTCCAGTGCCATTCGTTGCGGCCCGTCGCCGACCACGATCAGCTTCAGGTTGCGCTGTGGATAAGTGCTGGCGAGCTTTTCGAAACTGCGTTTGAGCAGGCCGAGGTTTTTCTCCGGCGCCAGGCGTCCTACGTGAATGACCGCAATGTCCCGCTCGCCGAGACCCCATTGCTCACGCAAGGCATTCAGGCGTTTGGCCGGGTGAAACAACTGGCTGTCGACACCCCGCGACAGCAGCGCCAGGCGTTCGAAATGCCGGCGCTCCAGCTCCAGGCGCTGGCTGACGCTCGGCACCAGCGTTAGCGCCGAACGGTTGTGAAACCAGCGCAGATAGTGGGTGAGCAAGCGCGTCAGCAAACCCAGTCCGTACTGGTGGGTGTATTGCTGGAAATTGGTGTGAAAGCCGCTGACCACGGCAATCCCCAGGCGCCGTGCCGCGCGCAAAGCCGACAGCCCGAGCGGACCTTCGGTGGCGATATAGAGCACGTCCGGGCGCTGGCGCGTCCAGCGTCGCAACAGTTTGTGCATCGACGACTGCCCCCATTGCAACCCCGGATAACCCGGCAACGGCCAGCCCCGGCACAGCAGCAGCGATTCGTCTTCAGTGCGCTGTGGATCGTCAGCCTGACGCGGTCGCACCAGTTCCACCCGATGCCCGCGTGCGCGCAAACCGTCGCACAAGCGGCCAAGGGTATTGGCCACGCCGTTGATTTCCGGTGGGAAGGTTTCGCTGATGAGGGTGATATGTAGAGCTGTCGTCATGGCCTCAGTGTCGGCTGAGGCCATGTCGTGGTTGTGACGTTCGGATGATGGATTTGTGACGCGGCCTCAGCCTTGCGTCACCAGATTCTCGGCCCCGCGTTCACGCACCCAGAACAGTGTCGCGCCAGCCACGGCCGCCGGCATCATCAGGATGTTGACCACCGGCACCAGCAGCACCAGATAAACGATGCCGCCGAAGCTCATGCTCTGCCAGCGCTTCTGGCGCAGCCAGGCGAGCATTTCGTTCCAGCCCAGCTTGTGATTGTCCGCCGGGTAGTCGATGTACTGGATCGCCATCATCCACACCCCGAACAGCAGCCACAGCGGCGCGGCGACGATGTTCACCACCGGGATGAACGAGAGGATGAACAGGCCGATCGCCCGGGGCAGGAAGTAACCGAGCTTGCGCATTTCCCGCGCGAAAGTGCGCGGGACCATGGCGATCAGTTCGCCCCAGCTGAAGGCCGGGAAGTCGTCGGTGCCGCGCACCACCACTTCAACCTTTTCCGCAAGAAAGCCGTTGAAGGGGGCGGCGATCACGTTGGCCAGCATGGTGAAGGTGAAAAACACCATCAACACCACCAGCACCACAAACAGCGGCCACAGGATGTAACTGAGGAAACTCAGCCATTCGGGCAGCGACGGCATCAGCGTGTCGACCCACAGGCTGAACTGGTGGCCGGCCAGATAGATCAATCCGACGAACAGCACCAGGTTGATGGCCAGCGGCAGCAGCACGAACAGGCGCAGGCCCGGGCTCAAGACCAGTTTGAGGCCTTCGCGCAGGTATTGCGGGCCGGACAGAACAGGGGCAGGCATAAAGTGCTCCGAGCAAGGGAAAACGCGCCGACCTTACCGACTTTGCAGAACCTGTGAAAGCGCGGCAGCGGGATCGACATTCACTGTAACAAAGACGTCCATCTCGTCAGTGTGTCGGCATAGAGACCACCTATGAGCTGGATTGTTAAACCGTATTTCCTTAATCTTGCCCCCCTCGATACGCTGCACCCAACTTTTTACAGGACTGTCGAGCTCACGCCTTCCCCAAGGTTATCCACAGTCCTTTTTTATTCCCGCCGGCAGTCCGGCGTCCGGCCAGGTGTCTTGGCCGGTCAACAGGAGCAGGTTCATGTCTGAAGTCCGTCATTCGCGAGTGATCATCCTCGGTTCCGGCCCTGCCGGTTACAGCGCTGCCGTCTACGCTGCCCGTGCCAACCTCAAGCCGCTGCTGATCACCGGCATGCAGGCCGGCGGTCAACTGACCACCACCACCGAAGTCGACAATTGGCCGGGCGACGTCCACGGTCTGACCGGCCCGGTGCTGATGGAGCGCATGCGCGAGCACGCCGAGCGTTTTGAAACCGAGATCGTCTTCGATCACATCAACGCCGTGGACTTCGCTTCCAAGCCATACAGCCTGACCGGCGATAGCGGCACTTACACCTGTGACGCGCTGATCATCGCCACCGGCGCCAGCGCTCGTTACCTGGGCCTGCCGTCGGAAGAAGCGTTCATGGGCAAGGGCGTTTCGGCCTGCGCGACTTGCGACGGTTTCTTCTATCGCAACAAGCCGGTGGCCGTGGTCGGTGGCGGCAACACCGCTGTCGAAGAGGCCCTGTACCTGGCCAACATCGCCAGCAAGGTCACCCTGATCCACCGTCGCGAAACCTTCCGCGCCGAGAAGATCCTGATCGACAAGCTCAACGCCCGCGTGGCCGAAGGCAAGATCGAGCTGAAACTGAACGCGACCCTGGACGAAGTACTGGGCGACAACATGGGCGTGACCGGCGCGCGTCTGAAGAACAACGACGGCAGCTTCGACGAAGTCAAGGTCGACGGCGTGTTCATCGCGATCGGCCACACCCCGAACACCTCGCTGTTCGAAGGTCAGCTTGAGCTGAAGGACGGCTACCTCGTGGTTCAGGGTGGCCGTGAAGGCAACGCCACCGCGACCAGCGTCGAAGGCATCTTCGCTGCCGGCGACGTGGCCGACCACGTTTACCGTCAGGCCATCACCTCGGCCGGCGCCGGCTGCATGGCGGCACTGGACACCGAGCGTTACCTGGACGGTTTGCAGAACGCTTCGTTCTAAGATCGCAGACACAAAAAAACCGGCCAATTGGCCGGTTTTTTCATGCCTGCGATTCGCTCGAAATCAGCGGCGGATCAGCGGTTGCGCTTCGAATTTCACGCCCGCCAGACCGTGCTGGATCAGCGCACGGATATTGCCGTGATCGCTGCCTTCAGGCGTTGCCACGACCGAACGGTAGTGTTCGCCGAACGCCAGCAACGCTTCTTCATCGCTCAAACCTTCCAGCAGCGCCAGACCCAAAGTCTTGCACGAACCTTCGTTCTGCCCGGCCGCGTTTTCCACGCCGCCGTTGTTGAACGCCTGAGGCTGGTAGTCGTAACCGGCGGCGATGAAGGCCAGGGTGTCGGCAAAAACGTGTTCGCCGCTTTTGAGGCTGGCGCGCAGGGTGTTCAGATCACTCATTGGGTTTTCCTTTGGCGAACGCCGCTTGCTGTTCGGCGCTGGCTTCTTGCTGATATTGGGCTTTCCAGTCGGCGTACGGCATGCCGTAAACCACTTCACGGGCATCGTCGAGGCTGACCTCGATCCGGCGCTCGTCGGCCTCGGCCTTGTACCACTTGGACAGGCAGTTGCGGCAGAACCCGGCGAGGTTCATCAGGTCGATGTTCTGCACGTCCTTGCGGCTGTCCAGATGGGCGACCAGCCGGCGGAAGGCGGCGGCTTCGAGTTCGAGGCGTTGTTGCTCGGTCATGATGGGCTCTGTGCAGTCAAATCGTGGCGCGAATGATAAAAGTCTGACGCCCGGAGCGCCAGACACGTTCAGCGGCTGGCGGCGAGGGTGATCGACACCGACTCGGCAAAACGC
This window encodes:
- a CDS encoding acyltransferase → MLAFLPAPLRGVIAALLLALNTILLCSFLFLVALIKVLPFDLARRASRWLMSHTHEAWISNNKGWMNLVRRTRWHLSGLQGLDYQHSYLITSNHQSWVDILVLQYVLNRRIQPLKFFLKQELIWVPIIGLAWWTLGFPFMKRYSKVYLEKHPEKKGKDLETTRKTCAKFRDNPVGIFNFVEGTRFTEGKHAQQQSPFKYLLKPKAGGIAFVLDAMGEQLESIVNVTIHYPGGRPGFWDLLCGNVRDVVVHFEELKIPPQFIGKNYDQDGEYRLQFQGWINQLWQDKDALLAQMHREYPNRR
- the cysD gene encoding sulfate adenylyltransferase subunit CysD, which translates into the protein MVDKLTHLKQLEAESIHIIREVAAEFDNPVMLYSIGKDSAVMLHLARKAFFPGKLPFPVMHVDTRWKFQEMYKFRDKMVEELGLDLITHVNPDGVAQGINPFTHGSAKHTDIMKTEGLKQALDKHGFDAAFGGARRDEEKSRAKERVYSFRDSKHRWDPKNQRPELWNVYNGKVNKGESIRVFPLSNWTELDIWQYIYLEGIPIVPLYFAAEREVIEKNGTLIMIDDERILEHLSDEDKARIVKKKVRFRTLGCYPLTGAVESEAESLTDIIQEMLLTRTSERQGRVIDHDGAGSMEDKKRQGYF
- the cysN gene encoding sulfate adenylyltransferase subunit CysN — protein: MSHASDLISEDILAYLGQHERKELLRFLTCGNVDDGKSTLIGRLLHDSKMIYEDHLEAITRDSKKVGTTGDDIDLALLVDGLQAEREQGITIDVAYRYFSTAKRKFIIADTPGHEQYTRNMATGASTCDLAIILVDARYGVQTQTRRHSFIASLLGIKHIVVAINKMDLKGFDQGVFESIKADYLKFAEGLKMKPTSMHFVPMSALKGDNVVNKSERSPWYTGQSLMEILETVEVAGDRNFTDLRFPVQYVNRPNLNFRGFAGTLASGIVKKGDEVVVLPSGKSSRVKSIVTFEGELEHAGPGQAVTLTMEDEIDISRGDLLVHADNVPPVTDSFEAMLVWMAEEPMLPGKKYDIKRATSYVPGSIASIVNKVDFNTLEEGPASALQLNEIGKVKIALDAPIALDGYDSNRTTGAFIVIDRLTNGTVGAGMIVAQPVTHGTAMHHGKLAHVATQERAQRFGQQPATVLFSGLSGAGKSTLAYAVERKLFDLGRAVFVLDGQNLRHDLNKGLPQDRAGRTENWRRAAHVARQFNEAGLLTLAAFVAPSAEGREQAKDLIGKERLLTVYVQASPTVCAERDPQGLYAAGGDNIPGESFPYDVPLDADLVIDTQSLSLDESVKQVLDLLRKRGAI
- a CDS encoding Nif3-like dinuclear metal center hexameric protein; translation: MAVALSTLVEEADRYLGSAKIADYCPNGLQVEGRPQVMRIVSGVTASQALLDAAVEAEADLVLVHHGYFWKGENPCITGMKQRRLKTLLKHDISLLGYHLPLDLHPDVGNNVQLARQLDITVEGPLDPDNLKIVGLVGSLSEPMTPRDFARKVQEIMGREPLLVEGGAMIRRVGWCTGGGQGYIDNAIAAGVDLFLSGEASEQTFHSARENDISFIAAGHHATERYGVQALGDYLAKRFALEHIFIDCPNPI